CGAGAACAGGTCCCAGTCTCCGTCATTGTCATAATCGCCCCAGGAGCTTCCTATTGTATGTCCCCACCAGCCATCAATATCTGTTCCCGCAATGCCCCTTCGAAGTGCGGAATTGACAGCTGTCCCTTCTTCGTTTTCCCATAAGATATTTTCCTGAAGCCTGTAATTCGATACGAATATGTCCATGTCCCCGTCGAGATCGAAATCGCAGGGGCTCACGCCCCTTCCGCAGAGATGTTCTCCAAGAAACGGTACCATTCCTGCGCTTTCACCCGCCTCTGTGAAACCATCTTCACTCCCCAGATAAAAAGCATCGGCTGTTCCCGAACCCAGACTGCCGGGTCCTTCGTAGCTGGCGAGATACAGGTCCAGCCAGCCATCGGCATTCCAGTCAAGCAGGGCAACCCCTTCAATACTTGATTCCGTTTTGCTGATACCGATGTTTTCCGTTACATCTTCAAGGATTCCGTTTCTGTTTACGAAAACCTGAATCGGGTTTCCGGAGGTTACAAGATCCGGCAGACCATCCCTGTTTAAATCTCCCCATATTCCGCCGTTGCCCCTACATGAATCCAGCCCCGATTCGGACGTGACGTTTATGAACGATGAACCTCCGGTATTCTGAAAAAGGGAATGCCCCGCGAAAAGATCGGGAAAGCCGTCAGAGTTCCAGTCACACCAGGAGACTCTGCTTCCGGACAGCAGGCTGTCGGAACCCAGCAGACGGGTTGCATCCTTAAAAACAGGTCCTTCGTATTCCCTGTATTCCCTTGCCCACTGCACAGGGCTTGTATCGGGAGGAAGAAGGCTGTTCAGGGCTTGAACCGCATCATCGCTCCAGCGGTTCTTTACTTCACCCAATACAGCCGATTCCGCGAAACTGCTCATCGCCTGTACTGTATCCTCATTCGTAAGGTGCAGCGTTCCTTCGAGCCAGTACAGGGAAGCTTCGGTGTGGTAATCGTCCATATTGAAATCGGTATCGGATATGACCGCAGTCAGCTCGGCGAGGGCTTCGGAATTTAGGCCCGACCCGGTCGTAGCGAAGAGTTTTCTGAATTGAAGCCCGGATTCAAGGGCGGGACCTGTCAGCTGCCATTCTTCGGCAGGGATTCCTGCGGGTGTAAAGCCTTCACCGACAAGATCGAGACCCTTATTCGCCATATCCAGTGCTTCAGACCATGATGAGTCTCTGTCTATGTAAAGAGCAGAACCGCTCAGGTACACCTGCGGATCATCAGGACAGGTTGCAAGCCATTCATTGAAGCAGCTTTCCCAGTTTAAGGAATCCGCTGTTTCAATAATCGCGGAAAGCCTGTACTGCCAGGCTCTGCTTCGCCACAGGTCTGATTTCGCCCCCCATTTATATAAGAATTCATCAAGCACTGCTATCCTGGCTGAATCATCGTACCAAACCGGGTAAAGACTGTCGTAAAATTCCCATCCTATTACTTCCGAGGCTTCGAGAGATTCCGGAAAGCTTTCAACCAGAACCTGTACAAGGCTGTCTGTCAGCAGTTTGTCCTCCAGGGCACTGGAGGTTTCAATAAGGGAAACAAGGTTATCCGGTCTCCATGAAAGAACATCACCCCATTCTTCAATCTGCTCCCTCAGACAGCCTGCCGGCATAGATGAATAGTATTCCGTGGATGAAGCTATGGATTCCCACAGCGCGGAGAACAACCCTGCAGAGGGATTCTCCTCGAAGGCTTTTTCAAAAAGCATTACAGCCATTGAATAATTCCCTGTTTCGCGAAAAATAACCGCCTTCAGGGAATCGGAATTTCCCGCGGATTCAAGTGCTGAGTCAAAATCCCTTATGCAAAGGGAACCCTCGAAATCGTTATTGGCTGCCATAAGGAGGATGGAAAGAATCAGAGTTGCGAATTGCATGTTTACTCCTGCATTGTGAATACCGGCGACATCATTCTGAAGTGCGTTGCATAATAATATTACAAACAGTATCATATTCCGATAAGTTAACTTCTGACAACTGTCTGTGATATTCCGTATATCACTGTAAGAACGTCGTGAATCTGGAGCGATATGACAAGAAAAGGACTTGTTCGTGAAATAAAGGAGGAGAAAGCTCTTGTCTGTCCTGCTGACGGAACTGAATGCGATACCTGCGAAGCAAGGCATGCCTGCCTGTCCCTGTCCGGAGGTACTGGTGCGGATTTCTGGGTGTACAACAACGCTGGGGCTGCTCCGGGCGACCTTGTGGAGCTGGAACTCAAGTCATCAGCGTCACTTGCAATTATCGCATCGACTTTTCTTGTTCCTGTGTTTCTTCTGTTTACAGGGTACCTTTTGATGATGAACGGCAGTGATTCACAGAGAGCTCTGGGCGCCGCCGCAGGTTTGCTTGCGGGGATTGTTGCAGCTATCGTGATCAATAAGCGGCTTGGCTCGAAAAAAGGATACAATATGCAAATGACGAGAGTTCTGGAAAAAGCTGACAGCCATTCCAAAGCTGGCTCGGATGCAGGCAGCCACACGGAAGGAAATATCCCATGATTAAAGATATGAAAGGTCTTGCTGAGAGGGTAGTCGGACAGCTTCACAATCGAGGAGTTGATTACGGTGATGCAAGGGTTGAGAATACCGACCTTGAGAATCTGACTTTCAGAAAGCAAAGATTGGCCGAAGCGGAGCTTCAGGAAGGTCGGGGAGTAGGAGTAAGGGTTCTTTTTAAGGGATGCTGGGGGTTTGCTTCCTGCAGCTGTTTTGATTCGGATGTAGTTGAAAGTACGGTTGATCGGGCTGTCGAGATAGCAAAAGCTGGAGCCGGAGTGATGGCAGGGTCGGTGAGCCTTTCCCAGGAAACACCTGCCATAGGTCATTACGAAGGACCCTGCCAGAGAAATCCCTTTGAAATTCCGCGAAGCGAAAAACTTGATCTTCTTGCCAGGGCCGCTGACATTATGCACACATCTCCGCTTATCAATATGAGCTTGAGCCGTCTTAGATTCGAGAGGAGAAGAAGGGCTTTCAGCAATACTGAGGGCGGTTTTTACAATGCCTGATATCACGGCGTACGCGGTTCTGGACGATGACATGCAGAGCAGAGGTTTTCAGGAAGGCGCCAGGATAGCCGGATGGGAGTGGGTGGAAGAGGCTGATTTGATCTTCTGGGCCGAAAAAGCCAGGGAGGAAGCCATAATGAAGGTCAAGGCTCCCGAAGGCTCCTCAGGTGTGATGGATCTTGTTCTGGACGGGACTCATCTAAGCCTGACGATGCATGAATCGGTGGGGCATCCCACTGAAAGTGACAGAGTATTGGGATGGGAAGCCAGCATGGCCGGACGCACCTTTCTGAATATAGATGACCAGGAAAAACTGAAATACGGATCAGAAATTGTCAATTTCATAGCGGATAACACGATGCCCTACGGAGTCGCGAGCTGGGGTTGGGATGATGATGGCGTGCCCGGACAGAAATGGTATACGATCAAGGATGGGATTTTCCAGCAGTTCGGTTCTGTAAGAGAAACCGCTCTTCTTGTTAACAGAAAGCACAGCACCGGGTGCTGCAGGGCTCAGGATTTTGCCAGCTTCCCTATAAACAGGCAGCCAAATTTCTACCTGGAACCAGGGGAAGAGCAACTTACGCCTGACGATCTTATTTCCGAAGTCGAAAAAGGTGTTTATATCGAGGGGCGTGGTTCTTTCAGCATCGATCAGAGAAGGATAAACTTCCAGTTCGGAGGAGACATGTTCTGGGAGATAAGAAATGGTAAAAAAGTGCAACCGCTGAAAAAGGTTATTTACAGATCGAAGACCAGGGATTTCTGGGGATCCTGTGACGGTATCTCCGATAAGAGATTCTTCAGAACCATGGGGCTTCTCACCTGCGGAAAGGGAGAACCCGTGCAGGGTGCCAGGATGACCCACGGAGCGAGCACGTCAAGGTTCAGGAATATTGAAGTGGGAAGGGGCGCGGAATGACCAGGGAAGAACTTCTGGAAGTAATTGAGGCGGTCCTTGAAAAGGCTTCGGTTCCCGACGTGGTTGCCACTTTAACTGAAGAAAGGGTTGCAGCTGTAAGGTTCGGTCAGAACAGAATCACACAGAACATGGATACATTCGAGAGAAAACTCCGGATAACTCTGGGTGATGGAGAGAGAAAAACCGTTTACTCAACGCACAGGATCGATGTCGATGCCATTCCAGAAATCCTTGACAAAGCGATGGAGATGCTTAAAACCGCTTCTCCTGACCCTGAGTACATGTCGCCCGTTAACGCTGGACAGGTATATCCAATGATTGAATCCTGGGATAGAGTCACCGCTGAAGCCAACCCCCAGGGGCGAACAGAAGCCGCGGGCAAGGCAATCGTCACTGCGAGGATGCACGGAATGGAAGCCGCTGGTCTTGTCGGCATGACTTATTCGAATACTGCCATGGGAACATCAACGGGCAATCTTGCTCATCACAGATCAACCGAAGCTTTCATGAGGCTTACAATCGATCGGGGCAAACCATCCAGTTTCAGGGTGATTAGCGCGGAAGCCTGGAAGGATCTGGCAGTGGATGAAGCGATAAGTGAAGTGGCGGCTGAAGTTGAAGCCGATGAGAATCAGAGGGAGCTTGAACCTGGAGAGTACAGGCTGATATTCGAACCCCAGGCCGTTTCTAACTTTATTCCTTACATTGCCTGGCACATGAATGCCAGACCTGCAGATGAAGGGCTGACTGTATTTTCAGGCAGACAGGATAAGTCGGTCACCGGTGATAATTTTACAATGAGCAGCGAGGTTAACGGTTTTCTGAAAGGCATTCCTTTCAACGAAGAGGGTCTTGCCTCAAAGGATGTGGTGTGGATCGACTGCGGAAGGCTGGTAAATCAGCCCTGTACGAGATACTGGGCGAGTGAAACCGGTCGCGAACCCCTCTTTATCCCGGAGACACTTGCAATTGGCGGAGGTTCAGGATCAACGGAGGATCTTATTCGCAGCACTCCGGGGAAGGCTCTTCTTTTCAGGAGATTCTGGTACATAAGGTTCGTTGACCAGAAGGAACTGAGTCTTACCGGGATGACCCGCGATGGTGTATTTCTGGTTGAGAATGGAAAGATCGTACACCCCTTGAAGGATTTTAGATGGAACTGGAAGCCGCTGGATCTTTTTTCAAAAATTGAGAAACTCGGTACCCCTGAGCGGAAGGGGCAGTTAAGCGTTCCACCGATGGTTATCGGTCCGACTGTTCTGTAATCCTGCTACCAGACGAACCGGATTCCCCAGTAAGTTTCACCGTCGAGTGATCGAAATGGCTGTGTATCGCTGAAGTAGTGTGTGACATGAGTTTCAAAGGTTCCGGCGGGTGCCTGGTAGGCGAAGTAGATTTCACCACTGTGTCTTGATGAACTTGCGCCATCGTCATGGAAGTAGAGATCCGCCCTGTATCTCAGCCCTGAAAGCCATGAATGCCATACGGCACCTTCGAAATCGAGCATTCCATGCATCGACCAGTTGAAATCGTGTCCCTTCTGGAACGTATCGTTTCGGGGGCGGTAGAACCCGATTGAGAACCAGCCGTCGGGCAGTCCCGCGGGCAGGAAAGCCGGATGGTCGCTGAATTCCGGAGCAGGTTCATCGAGGACGACTCCGAGTTTAATGTTGTTCATGTACTCCGAAAGGGTATCTGCCATATCTATATTATGAAAACACTCATGATCCGTATATATCCTCAGGAGAACAGGATCCATCTGATACTCGAACTGCGTTTTTACATTCCAGTGGCCGCCGTAGATGTTGAACTTCATTTCGGGGCTGTTCCAGTTCTCTCCCATATAGGTTTCCATCGCGAGACCCAGCTGCCATGAGAATGAACCTATTCGCAGTATTCTGATATCTGCTTCGATGTTACCGTATATGAAGTGTTCTACGTTCTGGTTGAAGAAACTGCAGGCTTCAAGTACACCGGTAGCTTCCATTGGGAACTCCAAAGGTGCTGAGAACAGCACTGCAGCGAACAGAAAAGTACCGATGGTGACCTGCCTTTGATTGAATGGAGTGCTGCGGTATTCCATATAAAGAAAGCCGCAGCAACGAAGTGAATATAAGACTCAGTCGTTCTGAAG
This is a stretch of genomic DNA from Candidatus Aegiribacteria sp.. It encodes these proteins:
- a CDS encoding CRTAC1 family protein, with translation MQFATLILSILLMAANNDFEGSLCIRDFDSALESAGNSDSLKAVIFRETGNYSMAVMLFEKAFEENPSAGLFSALWESIASSTEYYSSMPAGCLREQIEEWGDVLSWRPDNLVSLIETSSALEDKLLTDSLVQVLVESFPESLEASEVIGWEFYDSLYPVWYDDSARIAVLDEFLYKWGAKSDLWRSRAWQYRLSAIIETADSLNWESCFNEWLATCPDDPQVYLSGSALYIDRDSSWSEALDMANKGLDLVGEGFTPAGIPAEEWQLTGPALESGLQFRKLFATTGSGLNSEALAELTAVISDTDFNMDDYHTEASLYWLEGTLHLTNEDTVQAMSSFAESAVLGEVKNRWSDDAVQALNSLLPPDTSPVQWAREYREYEGPVFKDATRLLGSDSLLSGSRVSWCDWNSDGFPDLFAGHSLFQNTGGSSFINVTSESGLDSCRGNGGIWGDLNRDGLPDLVTSGNPIQVFVNRNGILEDVTENIGISKTESSIEGVALLDWNADGWLDLYLASYEGPGSLGSGTADAFYLGSEDGFTEAGESAGMVPFLGEHLCGRGVSPCDFDLDGDMDIFVSNYRLQENILWENEEGTAVNSALRRGIAGTDIDGWWGHTIGSSWGDYDNDGDWDLFSANLAHPRYIPFSDRSMLLRNTDGSFNDVRIISGIKFEETHSNPVWGDFNNDGWLDLFITSVYPDRRSFLYMNLGNGKFKDVTWLSGARIFNGWGAAAADYNLDGKLDLAVGSGDGLTLLKNISTGGNWILVNVDPPEGVNPSGTGCSVILEQDGTTMMRQIEGGSGTTSQNSGILHFGLPSNLPCIIRLFVPGNTAALTETTGLPESLVHLRVRSAKPTAYKGMK
- a CDS encoding SoxR reducing system RseC family protein, which gives rise to MTRKGLVREIKEEKALVCPADGTECDTCEARHACLSLSGGTGADFWVYNNAGAAPGDLVELELKSSASLAIIASTFLVPVFLLFTGYLLMMNGSDSQRALGAAAGLLAGIVAAIVINKRLGSKKGYNMQMTRVLEKADSHSKAGSDAGSHTEGNIP
- a CDS encoding TldD/PmbA family protein — translated: MPDITAYAVLDDDMQSRGFQEGARIAGWEWVEEADLIFWAEKAREEAIMKVKAPEGSSGVMDLVLDGTHLSLTMHESVGHPTESDRVLGWEASMAGRTFLNIDDQEKLKYGSEIVNFIADNTMPYGVASWGWDDDGVPGQKWYTIKDGIFQQFGSVRETALLVNRKHSTGCCRAQDFASFPINRQPNFYLEPGEEQLTPDDLISEVEKGVYIEGRGSFSIDQRRINFQFGGDMFWEIRNGKKVQPLKKVIYRSKTRDFWGSCDGISDKRFFRTMGLLTCGKGEPVQGARMTHGASTSRFRNIEVGRGAE